The Chitinophagales bacterium genome includes a window with the following:
- a CDS encoding beta-glucosidase: protein MLELSDAISGAQHESFAGVVIEFTTVHASLKLLSVSVAGQELLTTSRITDVERNFPAIASFDQPLDPASLDQYSVRVYNGGEYADISYTLSDSNKKINIIANTPLKHFERYYLTLSAQIKGTGGTVFDGYTKEFFAALDTAPKFPVVSDDELLTIVEAATFKYFWDNAHPVSGLALERESSGYIVTTGGSGFGVMAIMVGISRNFITRQEGVDRLEKIVDFLTSADRFHGAWPHWMNGNNGEVVPFSTNDNGADLVETSFMIQGLLSVRQFLDAGNTQESNLIAKINNLWNSVEWDWFTKGGQDVLYWHWSPDKGWIMNMPIHGYDEALITYLLAAGSPTHTITPSVYHTGWAGNGSIINGNSYYGYSLPVGFAYGGPLFFAHYSFLGFNPHNLKDDYADYWEQNVNHSQINRAYCIDNPKNYIGYGPSCWGLTASDNQSGYSAHSPTNDLGVIAPTAALSSFPYTPEASMQALRFFYYTLGDKLWGPYGFYDAFNPTEGWYGTSDLAIDEGPIIVMIENYRTGLLWNLFMSCPEVSTAMNKLGFTN from the coding sequence GGAATTTTCCTGCAATAGCTTCCTTCGATCAGCCGCTTGATCCTGCCTCCCTTGATCAGTATTCGGTAAGAGTGTATAATGGCGGAGAATATGCCGACATCTCCTACACGCTTAGCGACAGCAATAAAAAAATCAATATTATTGCGAATACTCCCTTAAAGCATTTTGAACGCTATTACCTGACGCTTTCTGCTCAGATCAAAGGCACCGGTGGAACGGTGTTTGACGGTTATACAAAAGAATTTTTTGCTGCGCTGGATACTGCCCCAAAATTTCCGGTGGTATCCGATGATGAGTTACTCACTATCGTGGAAGCAGCCACCTTTAAATATTTTTGGGATAATGCACATCCGGTGAGTGGATTAGCCCTGGAGCGCGAATCTTCCGGTTACATTGTTACTACAGGAGGTTCAGGTTTCGGTGTGATGGCCATAATGGTAGGTATCAGCAGAAATTTTATTACCAGGCAGGAAGGTGTTGACCGCCTGGAAAAGATCGTCGACTTTCTCACCAGTGCAGACCGCTTTCATGGTGCCTGGCCGCACTGGATGAACGGCAACAACGGTGAAGTTGTCCCCTTCAGCACCAACGACAATGGCGCCGACCTGGTGGAAACATCATTCATGATTCAGGGATTGCTCTCAGTAAGACAGTTTCTGGATGCGGGAAATACACAGGAAAGTAACCTCATTGCCAAAATCAATAATCTCTGGAATTCGGTCGAATGGGACTGGTTCACGAAAGGAGGGCAGGATGTACTGTACTGGCACTGGTCGCCGGATAAAGGCTGGATCATGAATATGCCTATACATGGTTACGATGAAGCATTGATTACCTATCTGCTCGCGGCAGGATCGCCAACACACACAATTACTCCATCCGTTTATCATACCGGATGGGCTGGCAACGGCAGCATCATCAATGGCAACAGCTACTATGGCTATTCCCTGCCTGTTGGCTTTGCCTATGGCGGACCGCTCTTCTTTGCTCATTATTCATTCCTTGGTTTCAACCCGCATAATCTGAAAGATGATTATGCAGACTACTGGGAGCAGAATGTAAATCATTCTCAAATCAACCGTGCGTACTGCATCGACAATCCTAAGAATTACATCGGATATGGACCATCCTGCTGGGGACTTACCGCAAGCGACAATCAGAGCGGTTACAGTGCGCATTCTCCCACCAACGACCTGGGCGTGATCGCACCTACTGCAGCACTTTCCTCTTTTCCATACACACCGGAAGCATCCATGCAAGCCCTGAGATTTTTCTACTATACGTTAGGTGATAAATTATGGGGGCCATATGGTTTTTACGATGCGTTCAATCCAACGGAAGGCTGGTATGGCACATCAGACCTGGCCATCGATGAAGGCCCGATCATCGTGATGATTGAAAACTACAGGACAGGATTGTTATGGAATCTTTTTATGTCGTGCCCTGAAGTAAGTACTGCCATGAATAAACTCGGATTTACCAATTAA